In one window of Lynx canadensis isolate LIC74 chromosome B3, mLynCan4.pri.v2, whole genome shotgun sequence DNA:
- the ABHD4 gene encoding (Lyso)-N-acylphosphatidylethanolamine lipase isoform X1, producing MGWLGSTRQGLFTMADDLEQQPQGWLSSWLPAWRPTSMSHLKNVEARILQCLQNKFLARYVSLPNQNKIWTVTVSPELRERTPLVMVHGFGGGVGLWILNMDSLSARRTLHTFDLLGFGRSSRPTFPRDPEGAEDEFVTSIETWRETMGIPSMILLGHSLGGFLATSYSIKYPERVKHLILVDPWGFPLRPTDPSEIRAPPTWFKAVASVLGRSNPLAVLRVAGPWGPGLVQRFRPDFKRKFADFFEDDTISEYIYHCNAQNPSGETAFKAMMESFGWARRPMLERIHLIRKDVPITMIYGANTWIDTSTGKKVKMQRPDSYVRDMEIEGASHHVYADQPHIFNAVVEEICDSVD from the exons ATGGGCTGGCTCGGCTCGACCCGGCAGGGCTTGTTTACTATGGCTGATGATCTGGAGCAACA GCCTCAAGGCTGGCTGAGTAGCTGGCTGCCTGCTTGGCGCCCCACGTCGATGTCTCACCTGAAGAATGTGGAAGCCAGGATCCTCCAAT GCCTCCAGAACAAGTTCCTGGCCCGATATGTGTCCCTCCCAAACCAGAACAAGATCTGGACGGTAACCGTGAGTCCCGAGCTGAGGGAACGTACCCCCCTGGTGATGGTGCACGGCTTCGGGGGTGGCGTGGGCCTCTGGATCCTCAACATGGATTCACTGAGTGCCCGCCGTACCCTGCACACCTTTGATCTGCTTGGCTTTGGGCGAAGCTCGAGGCCAACATTCCCGAGGGACCCAGAGGGGGCTGAGGATGAGTTTGTGACATCAATAGAGACGTGGCGGGAGACCATGGGGATCCCCAGTATGATCCTCCTCGGGCACAGTTTGGGAGGATTCCTGGCCACCTCTTACTCTATCAAGTACCCTGAAAG AGTTAAACACCTCATCCTGGTAGACCCATGGGGCTTTCCTCTTCGACCGACTGACCCCAGTGAGATCCGTGCACCCCCAACCTGGTTCAAGGCTGTGGCGTCTGTCCTAGGGCGTTCCAATCCACTGGCTGTTCTACGAGTAGCTGGGCCCTGGG gGCCTGGCTTGGTACAGCGATTCCGGCCGGACTTCAAGCGCAAGTTTGCAGACTTCTTTGAAGATGATACTATATCTGAGTATATCTACCATTGCAATGCACAGAATCCCAG TGGTGAGACGGCATTCAAAGCCATGATGGAGTCCTTCGGCTGGGCGCGGCGCCCCATGTTGGAGCGAATTCACTTGATTCGAAAAGATGTGCCCATCACCATGATCTACGGGGCCAACACCTGGATAGATACCAGCacaggaaagaaagtaaagatgCAGCGGCCGGATTCCTATGTCCGAGACATG GAGATTGAGGGTGCGTCGCACCACGTCTATGCGGACCAGCCACACATCTTCAATGCTGTGGTAGAAGAGATCTGTGACTCCGTTGACTGA
- the ABHD4 gene encoding (Lyso)-N-acylphosphatidylethanolamine lipase isoform X2 — MSHLKNVEARILQCLQNKFLARYVSLPNQNKIWTVTVSPELRERTPLVMVHGFGGGVGLWILNMDSLSARRTLHTFDLLGFGRSSRPTFPRDPEGAEDEFVTSIETWRETMGIPSMILLGHSLGGFLATSYSIKYPERVKHLILVDPWGFPLRPTDPSEIRAPPTWFKAVASVLGRSNPLAVLRVAGPWGPGLVQRFRPDFKRKFADFFEDDTISEYIYHCNAQNPSGETAFKAMMESFGWARRPMLERIHLIRKDVPITMIYGANTWIDTSTGKKVKMQRPDSYVRDMEIEGASHHVYADQPHIFNAVVEEICDSVD; from the exons ATGTCTCACCTGAAGAATGTGGAAGCCAGGATCCTCCAAT GCCTCCAGAACAAGTTCCTGGCCCGATATGTGTCCCTCCCAAACCAGAACAAGATCTGGACGGTAACCGTGAGTCCCGAGCTGAGGGAACGTACCCCCCTGGTGATGGTGCACGGCTTCGGGGGTGGCGTGGGCCTCTGGATCCTCAACATGGATTCACTGAGTGCCCGCCGTACCCTGCACACCTTTGATCTGCTTGGCTTTGGGCGAAGCTCGAGGCCAACATTCCCGAGGGACCCAGAGGGGGCTGAGGATGAGTTTGTGACATCAATAGAGACGTGGCGGGAGACCATGGGGATCCCCAGTATGATCCTCCTCGGGCACAGTTTGGGAGGATTCCTGGCCACCTCTTACTCTATCAAGTACCCTGAAAG AGTTAAACACCTCATCCTGGTAGACCCATGGGGCTTTCCTCTTCGACCGACTGACCCCAGTGAGATCCGTGCACCCCCAACCTGGTTCAAGGCTGTGGCGTCTGTCCTAGGGCGTTCCAATCCACTGGCTGTTCTACGAGTAGCTGGGCCCTGGG gGCCTGGCTTGGTACAGCGATTCCGGCCGGACTTCAAGCGCAAGTTTGCAGACTTCTTTGAAGATGATACTATATCTGAGTATATCTACCATTGCAATGCACAGAATCCCAG TGGTGAGACGGCATTCAAAGCCATGATGGAGTCCTTCGGCTGGGCGCGGCGCCCCATGTTGGAGCGAATTCACTTGATTCGAAAAGATGTGCCCATCACCATGATCTACGGGGCCAACACCTGGATAGATACCAGCacaggaaagaaagtaaagatgCAGCGGCCGGATTCCTATGTCCGAGACATG GAGATTGAGGGTGCGTCGCACCACGTCTATGCGGACCAGCCACACATCTTCAATGCTGTGGTAGAAGAGATCTGTGACTCCGTTGACTGA